A window of the Methyloprofundus sp. genome harbors these coding sequences:
- a CDS encoding thioredoxin 2, with protein sequence MPAIHIVCPSCNTTNRIPSDRLANQPVCGKCKAALFTAQPLELTASNFRQHISRNDIPVVVDFWADWCGPCKMMAPTFAQAATQVEPYARLAKVNTEQQQNIAAQYNIRSIPTLIIFKASKELARQSGALGAADLQQWIGTHIGK encoded by the coding sequence ATGCCAGCCATTCATATCGTCTGTCCCTCCTGTAATACAACTAACCGCATTCCTAGTGATCGTTTGGCGAATCAGCCCGTGTGCGGAAAATGTAAAGCAGCACTGTTTACTGCCCAGCCTCTAGAATTAACTGCCAGTAATTTTCGGCAACATATTAGCCGTAATGATATTCCTGTTGTGGTAGATTTTTGGGCCGATTGGTGCGGGCCGTGCAAAATGATGGCACCTACTTTTGCACAAGCAGCCACTCAGGTAGAACCATACGCACGTTTAGCTAAAGTGAATACCGAACAACAGCAAAATATCGCTGCGCAGTATAATATACGCAGTATTCCTACTTTGATTATTTTTAAAGCAAGTAAAGAGCTTGCGCGTCAATCGGGTGCCTTAGGTGCGGCAGATTTACAGCAATGGATTGGCACGCATATTGGCAAATAA
- a CDS encoding uroporphyrinogen decarboxylase yields the protein MTSLEILSAAITGQAAPRIPIFCNLLDQGARELNMSPEEYYSRGEYVADAQLKMLRRYGHDNVWSLSYVGKEAKLLGCQDILFAKNGVPNVADFVIKSWDDIATFEIPKDITQHPEWQSIADCLAQLGSEVGATHPICAYITASTTLPVLLMGMDKWMELVLTGPTDLRDELVRKCSDFLQQQISALRAAGANVIVYATPFGSPYFISKKMIASWSMPWMQRDLAAGVDNVVYYCGMAPFKDVLELVFEKLGTAVYYLGPTDDLAECKGIINTRGLTCGVIDDIQMINWTPEQTREQVKRIIEIGKPGGHFLFGTGLMPLSIPEENIRSMLDAAFEYGSYT from the coding sequence ATGACATCCTTAGAAATTTTATCTGCTGCAATAACGGGGCAAGCCGCCCCCAGAATCCCCATTTTTTGTAATTTATTGGACCAAGGTGCGCGCGAATTGAATATGTCGCCTGAGGAATATTATTCTCGAGGTGAATATGTTGCCGATGCACAGCTGAAAATGTTGCGCCGCTATGGTCATGATAATGTTTGGAGCTTGAGTTATGTGGGGAAGGAAGCAAAGTTATTAGGTTGTCAGGATATTTTATTTGCTAAAAATGGTGTCCCTAATGTGGCTGATTTTGTGATCAAGAGCTGGGATGATATTGCCACATTTGAAATACCTAAAGACATCACTCAGCATCCGGAATGGCAGTCTATTGCTGATTGCTTAGCGCAATTAGGTAGTGAAGTGGGTGCAACCCATCCCATATGTGCTTATATTACCGCCTCTACGACTTTACCTGTCCTATTAATGGGCATGGATAAATGGATGGAATTGGTGCTCACAGGGCCAACTGATTTACGTGATGAACTAGTACGTAAATGCAGTGATTTTTTACAGCAGCAGATCAGTGCATTACGAGCTGCAGGTGCTAATGTGATTGTTTATGCCACGCCTTTTGGCTCGCCTTATTTTATTTCCAAAAAAATGATTGCCAGTTGGAGTATGCCTTGGATGCAGCGTGATTTGGCAGCGGGTGTCGATAATGTGGTTTATTACTGTGGTATGGCACCGTTTAAAGATGTGCTGGAATTGGTTTTTGAGAAACTGGGTACAGCGGTTTATTATCTCGGTCCTACCGATGACTTGGCGGAGTGCAAAGGTATTATCAATACTCGTGGTTTAACCTGTGGTGTGATTGATGATATTCAAATGATCAATTGGACACCGGAACAAACACGTGAGCAGGTTAAGCGCATTATTGAAATAGGCAAACCAGGGGGACATTTTCTATTTGGTACCGGGCTTATGCCGTTGTCGATCCCCGAAGAAAATATCCGATCCATGTTAGATGCTGCTTTTGAATATGGGAGCTATACATGA
- a CDS encoding glutaredoxin/glutathione-dependent peroxiredoxin, with translation MTIAIGEQLPAGQLTECVEFDADSGCPSNPQSHDVITETQNKKIIIFGVPGAFTPLCSAQHLPSYIKHAEQLKAKGIDEIWCMAVNDAFVMAAWGKEQGATTKVRMLADGSAQYTKALGLDRDLTDGGMGVRCFRFAMLVDNGEVKYLGVEGSGEFGVSKAETLLEQLS, from the coding sequence ATGACCATAGCAATAGGTGAACAACTACCTGCAGGACAACTCACTGAATGCGTTGAATTTGATGCAGACTCTGGTTGCCCAAGCAACCCACAATCGCATGATGTTATTACAGAAACACAGAACAAAAAAATTATTATATTTGGTGTCCCTGGTGCTTTTACACCATTATGTTCGGCTCAGCACTTGCCAAGTTATATTAAGCATGCCGAACAATTGAAAGCGAAAGGCATTGATGAAATATGGTGCATGGCTGTCAACGATGCCTTTGTCATGGCTGCTTGGGGCAAAGAGCAAGGTGCGACAACTAAAGTACGTATGCTTGCTGATGGCAGTGCTCAATATACTAAAGCACTCGGGTTGGATCGTGACTTAACTGATGGTGGCATGGGAGTACGTTGCTTTCGTTTTGCCATGTTAGTTGATAATGGTGAGGTCAAATACCTTGGTGTGGAAGGTTCTGGTGAATTTGGTGTGTCTAAAGCCGAAACATTACTGGAACAACTTAGCTAG
- a CDS encoding two-component system, sensor histidine kinase: MMSTAEIIQLQEKNKQLQARVRRLSEEKANLFLIHHMLEVLNPSGDIDSMLSNLMIGLGECLGGTNIEIYYQDEDKLNYANLQGERTVLQQISDPLIIELFEHKKLIESPSALSGNLLMNATMPQAWDWVIPLKINQELIGVIKISNMLGSAQMRDYFMPFFQHLALILNNQIKTKAAQAANKAKSEFLAIMSHEIRTPMNAILGMSELLLTPELSIVDRQQYAGAVLKSGQTLLALLNDILDLSKIEAGKLSLQYAHFSPQELLQEQHLLFTEQAERKGLQIKVNCAITDQQQYLADGSHLRQMMSNLINNAIKFTEQGFVYISVSELSREQQSAVLEFSVQDSGIGIAADKQALLFKPFSQVDSSSTRQYGGTGLGLSIVQQLSQLMGGETGCESSLGQGSRFWFRIAVKVINEHGVSAGSVIDNTKNLQVESVSVNKVIQKMSDLPAQKQHDIAQLLLELDQLLLDNMFSALSCCKVLQQLLVHSEFAEQLLILAELVSSMHFEQARDYLRELAIAEKLGTDVKHHE, encoded by the coding sequence ATGATGAGTACAGCGGAAATCATACAATTACAGGAGAAAAATAAACAGTTGCAGGCGCGAGTGCGCCGGCTATCGGAAGAAAAAGCTAATTTATTTTTGATTCATCATATGTTGGAAGTGCTCAACCCCAGTGGTGATATTGATAGCATGCTCAGTAATCTAATGATCGGCTTAGGCGAGTGTTTGGGGGGGACTAATATTGAAATTTATTATCAGGATGAGGATAAACTAAATTATGCCAATTTACAGGGTGAAAGAACTGTTCTACAGCAAATTAGTGACCCTTTAATTATCGAGTTATTTGAGCATAAAAAATTGATTGAGAGTCCGTCCGCTTTGTCTGGTAATTTATTAATGAATGCCACTATGCCGCAAGCATGGGATTGGGTGATTCCTCTAAAAATTAATCAAGAGCTGATTGGCGTTATTAAAATTTCCAATATGCTAGGCTCTGCGCAAATGCGTGATTATTTTATGCCTTTTTTTCAACACTTGGCTTTGATTTTAAATAATCAAATAAAAACCAAAGCTGCACAAGCAGCCAATAAAGCTAAAAGTGAATTTCTGGCGATTATGTCACATGAAATCAGAACACCTATGAATGCTATTTTAGGCATGAGTGAGTTATTGTTGACACCAGAATTAAGCATCGTTGATAGGCAGCAATATGCAGGTGCTGTTTTAAAATCAGGACAAACTTTATTGGCTTTATTAAATGATATTTTAGATTTATCTAAAATTGAGGCAGGTAAGCTAAGCCTACAATATGCTCATTTTAGTCCTCAAGAATTGTTGCAAGAACAGCACTTATTATTTACCGAACAGGCGGAGCGCAAGGGACTGCAAATTAAAGTAAATTGTGCAATCACAGATCAGCAACAGTATCTTGCTGATGGTAGTCATCTGCGGCAAATGATGTCTAATTTAATTAATAATGCGATTAAATTTACCGAACAGGGCTTTGTCTATATATCGGTTAGTGAGCTGAGTCGAGAGCAGCAAAGTGCAGTGCTGGAATTTTCTGTACAAGACAGCGGTATTGGCATTGCTGCTGATAAACAAGCATTACTTTTTAAACCTTTTTCGCAGGTTGATAGCAGTAGCACGCGTCAATATGGAGGGACAGGTTTGGGCTTGTCCATTGTGCAACAATTAAGCCAATTAATGGGAGGTGAGACAGGTTGTGAAAGTAGCTTAGGACAGGGCTCACGTTTTTGGTTTCGCATAGCTGTTAAAGTGATCAATGAGCATGGCGTTTCTGCTGGTTCTGTTATTGATAACACAAAAAATTTGCAAGTTGAGTCTGTATCAGTAAATAAAGTAATACAAAAAATGAGTGATTTACCCGCTCAGAAACAGCATGACATAGCACAGTTGTTACTCGAGTTGGACCAATTGCTGCTTGATAATATGTTTAGTGCGCTAAGCTGTTGTAAAGTTCTACAACAATTGCTGGTGCACAGTGAGTTCGCAGAGCAATTACTTATTCTTGCTGAATTAGTGAGTAGTATGCATTTTGAGCAAGCGCGTGACTATTTGCGTGAATTGGCTATTGCTGAGAAGTTAGGTACGGATGTTAAACACCATGAATAA
- a CDS encoding trimethylamine corrinoid protein: MFDTYIKEYNEAVFETDKETALAVVDKALQEGVTAEQVVFKIITPAIEEMMEGIEKDADTNLAQHFMTAQIAAEVTEKMLTKFAVPPEVIGRVIIGTSFGDLHSLGKRIVIGCLKSLMVDVTDLGVNVQAEDFVDAAVAEEAQVIAISSMMVHTATGEEGSLQVRALLKERGLENDIKLVVGGAPYRFDHELYSKTGADSWAPDGITAAKVISQLIREVKAL; this comes from the coding sequence ATGTTTGATACTTATATTAAAGAATATAACGAAGCGGTTTTTGAAACGGATAAAGAAACTGCTCTTGCGGTTGTTGATAAGGCTTTGCAAGAGGGAGTCACTGCTGAACAGGTGGTTTTTAAGATTATTACCCCCGCTATTGAAGAGATGATGGAGGGTATTGAAAAAGATGCAGATACTAATTTGGCACAACACTTTATGACTGCACAAATTGCTGCTGAAGTAACAGAAAAAATGCTGACTAAGTTTGCGGTGCCGCCAGAGGTGATTGGCCGAGTCATTATAGGGACTTCATTCGGTGATTTACATTCTTTAGGTAAGCGTATTGTTATCGGTTGTTTGAAATCACTTATGGTTGATGTGACTGACTTGGGTGTGAATGTGCAGGCAGAAGATTTTGTGGATGCCGCTGTTGCAGAAGAGGCACAAGTGATTGCAATATCTTCGATGATGGTACATACCGCAACAGGTGAGGAAGGCAGTTTGCAAGTACGTGCTTTATTAAAAGAGCGTGGCTTGGAAAATGATATTAAATTAGTTGTCGGTGGTGCACCTTACCGTTTTGATCATGAGTTGTATAGCAAGACAGGGGCAGATAGCTGGGCTCCTGATGGTATTACTGCGGCTAAGGTCATCAGTCAATTAATCCGCGAGGTGAAAGCCTTATGA
- a CDS encoding anaerobic magnesium-protoporphyrin IX monomethyl ester cyclase produces MKQLSPKNNNIIFVNPPYERIASGYEFIKHVTNRSPSLGLLYLAAAVREAGYQTSIIESDIENLTPEQVAKRIILEQPKFIGITLFTVGVWQAAQIARECKRQLPECKIIVGGPHISSMSMETMQRFPEFDIAVLHEGEEVLPKLLAHLENAEGLKNVNGIIFRHANQLLKTPPAPSINNLDSLPMPAWDLLPNFPDAYLPATFDYPKGPVATMVASRGCPFLCKFCDTSTFGAQVRANSPETVFNMMRHLQEQFGIQHIQFVDDLFLASRIRTLELCDLIIKNNMKISWGCTARVDTVKPDVLERMKLAGCWEISFGLETGSNELLQKMEKAARVEISEQAVNWTATAGIRTKGLFMLGYPGETKDSIEKTKAFVKRLPMATMNLSKFTPYPGSPIYREIYGTNIKDDHWQKMNGMNFIWAPEGFTVEELDREYQNILRSFFQQIRIGHKYIYMGLKYPVHFKRLSYFLYGYIKAKLLSYIGGRRGILAKDTL; encoded by the coding sequence ATGAAACAACTGAGCCCTAAAAATAACAATATCATTTTTGTAAACCCGCCATACGAGCGTATTGCATCGGGATATGAATTTATTAAACATGTCACCAATAGATCCCCCTCATTGGGACTACTGTACCTTGCAGCGGCAGTCAGAGAAGCGGGCTATCAAACCTCCATTATTGAAAGTGATATTGAAAATTTGACCCCGGAACAAGTTGCTAAGCGCATTATCTTAGAACAGCCCAAATTTATCGGTATCACTTTATTTACTGTAGGTGTTTGGCAAGCAGCGCAAATTGCCAGAGAATGTAAACGTCAACTTCCAGAGTGTAAAATTATTGTTGGTGGTCCGCACATATCTTCCATGAGTATGGAAACCATGCAACGCTTCCCTGAATTTGATATTGCCGTCCTGCATGAGGGTGAAGAGGTCTTACCGAAACTTCTAGCACACCTAGAAAATGCTGAGGGTTTAAAGAATGTTAACGGCATTATTTTTCGTCATGCTAACCAGCTATTAAAAACCCCACCAGCCCCCAGCATTAATAACCTTGATAGTTTGCCCATGCCTGCTTGGGATTTATTACCCAACTTCCCTGATGCTTACCTGCCTGCAACTTTTGATTACCCAAAAGGCCCTGTTGCTACTATGGTTGCTTCCCGAGGCTGCCCATTTCTTTGTAAGTTTTGTGACACCTCAACTTTCGGAGCTCAAGTAAGAGCGAATTCTCCAGAAACTGTCTTTAATATGATGCGCCACCTGCAAGAACAATTTGGCATTCAGCACATCCAATTTGTTGATGACCTATTTCTGGCCAGTAGAATCAGAACACTTGAGCTATGTGACCTGATTATTAAAAATAATATGAAAATAAGTTGGGGTTGCACTGCCAGAGTTGATACGGTCAAGCCTGATGTTTTAGAGCGTATGAAATTAGCGGGCTGCTGGGAAATTAGTTTTGGCCTAGAAACAGGTTCCAACGAATTACTACAAAAAATGGAAAAAGCAGCTCGTGTTGAAATTTCCGAACAAGCAGTTAACTGGACTGCAACCGCAGGTATTCGTACAAAAGGACTATTTATGCTGGGCTATCCAGGCGAAACCAAAGACAGCATTGAAAAGACTAAAGCTTTTGTTAAAAGGCTACCCATGGCGACCATGAACTTATCGAAATTCACACCCTACCCCGGCTCCCCCATATACAGGGAAATATATGGCACCAATATCAAAGATGATCATTGGCAAAAAATGAATGGCATGAATTTTATTTGGGCACCTGAAGGTTTTACTGTTGAAGAATTAGACCGAGAATATCAAAATATCCTTAGATCCTTTTTTCAGCAAATCAGAATTGGTCACAAATATATTTATATGGGCCTAAAATATCCGGTACATTTCAAACGTTTATCCTATTTTTTATATGGTTATATCAAAGCAAAATTGCTGAGTTACATAGGGGGTCGGCGCGGTATTTTGGCGAAAGATACACTGTAA
- a CDS encoding urea transport system substrate-binding protein has translation MKKNISILLLLLVVAFLVRFMLSDAAKPPIRVGILHSLSGTMAFSEQPLVDALIFAIEDVNAQGGVLGRTIEPIIVDGQSDWTHFAKEAERLIVDEQVAAIFGCWTSACRKAVKPVVEKYQQLWFYPVQYEGVEQSPNIIYTGETPNQQITPSIAWALNHLGKTFFLVGSDYVFPRTANQIIKDLLYAQQGVVLAEHYLPLGSIDVQAIIADIQRLQPDVILNTINGDSNIAFFQALKPLKKIPVISYSIAEPELEKIGLDAMQGHYAAWSYFQSIASAENTVFVKKFQQRFGEQRMINAPMAASYTGLHLWVQAAKHAQSIDPGNIRNVIGKGSINAPEGIVAVDVATQHLWKTPRIGQVRADGQFDIIWQADKPIRPVPYPSYRSHKEWQQLVSKFLSGELSQ, from the coding sequence ATGAAAAAAAATATTAGCATACTGCTTTTGTTATTGGTTGTAGCCTTCTTGGTAAGGTTTATGCTGAGTGATGCTGCAAAACCACCCATTCGGGTGGGTATTCTGCACTCACTTTCTGGTACGATGGCTTTCAGTGAGCAGCCTTTAGTTGATGCACTTATTTTTGCTATTGAAGATGTGAATGCCCAAGGCGGTGTATTGGGTCGAACTATTGAGCCGATTATCGTGGATGGCCAATCTGATTGGACTCACTTTGCAAAAGAAGCTGAAAGGTTGATAGTAGACGAGCAAGTTGCCGCTATCTTTGGCTGCTGGACTTCTGCTTGTCGTAAAGCGGTAAAACCAGTGGTAGAAAAATATCAACAGTTATGGTTTTATCCCGTTCAATATGAAGGTGTTGAGCAGTCCCCGAATATTATTTACACGGGTGAAACGCCAAATCAGCAAATTACGCCTAGTATTGCATGGGCATTAAATCATTTAGGGAAAACTTTCTTTTTAGTTGGTTCTGATTATGTTTTTCCACGTACTGCTAATCAGATTATAAAAGATTTATTGTATGCACAACAGGGCGTTGTACTTGCAGAACATTATTTACCCTTAGGCTCAATAGATGTACAAGCTATTATTGCCGATATACAACGGCTACAGCCAGATGTAATTTTGAATACCATTAATGGTGATAGCAATATTGCTTTTTTTCAGGCTTTAAAGCCCCTAAAGAAGATCCCGGTCATTTCATATAGTATTGCCGAACCTGAATTAGAGAAAATTGGCTTGGATGCCATGCAAGGGCATTATGCTGCTTGGAGTTATTTTCAAAGTATTGCTAGTGCAGAAAATACTGTGTTTGTTAAAAAATTTCAACAGCGTTTTGGGGAACAGCGAATGATTAATGCCCCGATGGCAGCAAGTTACACAGGCTTGCATTTATGGGTGCAAGCAGCCAAACATGCACAATCAATTGACCCTGGAAATATCAGAAATGTAATAGGTAAGGGCAGTATTAATGCGCCTGAAGGTATTGTTGCAGTAGATGTGGCTACTCAACATTTATGGAAAACACCCCGTATAGGGCAGGTGCGTGCAGATGGGCAGTTTGATATTATTTGGCAAGCCGACAAGCCTATTCGTCCTGTCCCATACCCATCATATCGCAGTCATAAGGAATGGCAGCAATTGGTCAGTAAATTTTTGAGCGGTGAGTTGTCACAATGA